In Columba livia isolate bColLiv1 breed racing homer chromosome Z, bColLiv1.pat.W.v2, whole genome shotgun sequence, one DNA window encodes the following:
- the STARD4 gene encoding stAR-related lipid transfer protein 4 isoform X2: protein MTTMDIIETFEENCCVMRYTTAGQLWNIIAPREFVDFSYTTSYEDGLLTCGISLDYGEVRPNCVRGFNHPCGWFCVPLKDYPSHSLLTGYIQTELRGMLPQSAVDTAMSSTLTSFYSDLKKALKT, encoded by the exons ATGACTACTATGGACATCATAGAAACATTTGAAGAG AACTGCTGTGTGATGCGCTACACCACTGCTGGTCAGCTCTGGAACATCATAGCACCAAGGGAGTTTGTTGATTTCTCTTACACTACAAGCTATGAAGACGGTCTTCTAACATGCG GTATAAGCCTAGACTATGGAGAGGTGAGACCTAACTGTGTCCGTGGATTCAACCACCCTTGCGGCTGGTTCTGCGTCCCTCTGAAGGACTATCCCAGCCACAGTCTTTTGACAGGCTACATTCAGACTGAACTGCGAGGAATGCTGCCACAATCTGCAGTAGACACTGCCATGTCTAGTACCCTGACCAGTTTCTACTCTGACCTCAAAAAGGCACTGAAAACATAA